In Ursus arctos isolate Adak ecotype North America unplaced genomic scaffold, UrsArc2.0 scaffold_3, whole genome shotgun sequence, one DNA window encodes the following:
- the MIOS gene encoding GATOR complex protein MIOS, giving the protein MSGTKPDILWAPHQVDRFVVCDSELSLYHVESTVNSELKAGSLRLSEDSAATLLSINSDTPYMKCVAWYLNYDPECLLAVGQANGRVVLTSLGQDHNSKFKDLIGKEFVPKHARQCNTLAWNPLDSNWLAAGLDKHRADFSVLIWDICSKYTPDIIPMEKVRLSAGETETTLLVTKPLYELGQNDACLSLCWLPRDQKLLLAGMHRNLAIFDLRNTSQKMFVNTKAVQGVTVDPYFHDRVASFYEGQVAIWDLRKFEKPVLTLTEQPKPLTKVAWCPTRTGLLATLTRDSNIIRLYDMQHTPTPIGDETEPTIIERSVQPCDNYIASFAWHPTSQNRMIVVTPNRTMSDFTVFERISLAWSPITSLMWACGRHLYECAEEENDNSLEKDIATKMRLRALSRYGLDTEQVWRNHILAGNEDPQLKSLWYTLHFMKQYTEDMDQKSPGNKGSLVYAGIKSIVKSSLGMVESSRHNWSGLDKQSDIQNLNEERILALQLCGWIKKGTDVDVGPFLNSLVQEGEWERAAAVALFNLDIRRAIQILNEGASSEKGDLNLNVVAMALSGYTDEKNSLWREMCSTLRLQLNNPYLCVMFAFLTSETGSYDGVLYENKVAVRDRVAFACKFLSDSQLNRYIEKLTNEMKEAGNLEGILLTGLTKDGVDLMESYVDRTGDVQTASYCMLQGSPLDVLKDERVQYWIENYRNLLDAWRFWHKRAEFDIHRSKLDPSSKPLAQVFVSCNFCGKSISYSCSTVPHQGRGFSQYGVSGSPTKSKVTSCPGCRKPLPRCALCLINMGTPVSSCPGGSKSDEKVDLSKDKKLAQFNNWFTWCHNCRHGGHAGHMLSWFRDHAECPVSACTCKCMQLDTTGNLVPAETVQP; this is encoded by the exons ATGAGCGGTACCAAACCTGATATATTGTGGGCACCACACCAAGTTGATAGATTTGTTGTATGTGACTCTGAACTGAGCCTTTATCATGTGGAATCTACTGTGAATTCAGAACTCAAAGCTGGATCTCTACGTTTATCTGAAGACTCTGCAGCTACATTACTATCAATAAATTCAGATACGCCTTATATGAAATGTGTAGCCTGGTATCTCAATTATGATCCTGAATGTCTCCTAGCAGTTGGACAAGCAAATGGTCGAGTTGTACTTACAAGTCTTGGTCAAGATCATAACTCAAAATTCAAAGATTTGATAGGAAAAGAATTTGTTCCAAAACATGCACGGCAATGTAATACCCTTGCGTGGAATCCATTGGATAGTAATTGGCTTGCCGCTGGGTTAGATAAACATAGAGCTGATTTTTCAGTGCTGATTTGGGATATTTGCAGCAAATATACTCCCGATATAATTCCCATGGAGAAAGTGAGACTTTCAGCAGGTGAAACTGAAACAACATTATTAGTAACAAAACCTCTTTATGAATTAGGACAAAATGatgcttgtctctctctttgttgGCTTCCACGAGACCAGAAACTTCTCCTTGCTGGTATGCATCGTAACTTAGCCATATTTGATCTTCGGAATACGAGCCAAAAGATGTTTGTAAATACAAAAGCTGTTCAGGGGGTGACAGTAGACCCCTACTTCCATGATCGTGTTGCTTCCTTCTATGAAGGTCAGGTTGCAATATGGGATCTAAGGAAATTTGAGAAGCCAGTTTTGACTTTGACTGAGCAACCAAAGCCCTTAACAAAAGTAGCATGGTGTCCAACTAGGACTGGTCTGCTTGCCACTTTGACGAGGGATAGTAACATTATTAGATTATATGATATGCAGCACACACCCACTCCCATTGGAGATGAAACTGAACCCACAATAATTGAAAGAAGCGTGCAACCTTGTGACAATTACATTGCTTCCTTTGCTTGGCATCCAACAAGTCAAAATCGAATGATAGTTGTAACTCCCAACCGAACGATGTCTGACTTCACTGTTTTCGAAAGGATATCTCTTGCCTGGAGCCCAATTACATCTTTAATGTGGGCTTGTGGTCGTCATTTGTATGAATGTGCAGAAGAAGAGAATGACAATTCTTTAGAAAAAGATATAGCAACGAAAATGCGCCTTCGGGCTTTATCCAGGTACGGACTTGATACAGAGCAGGTATGGAGAAACCATATTTTAGCTGGAAATGAAGACCCGCAGCTCAAGTCACTCTGGTATACCCTGCACT TTATGAAGCAGTATACAGAAGATATGGATCAGAAGTCTCCAGGAAACAAAGGATCATTGGTTTATGCAGGAATTAAATCAATTGTAAAATCATCTTTGG GAATGGTGGAAAGCAGCAGACATAATTGGAGCGGTTTGGATAAGCAAAGTGATATTCAGAATTTAAATGAAGAGAGAATCTTAGCTTTACAGCTTTGTGGGTGGATTAAGAAAGGAACGGATGTAGATGTAGGGCCATTTTTGAATTCCCTTGTacaagaaggggagtgggagagagccGCTGCTGTGGCATTGTTCAACTTGGATATTCGACGAGCAATCCAAATCCTGAATGAAGGGGCGTCTTCAGAAAAAG GTGATCTGAATCTCAATGTGGTAGCAATGGCTTTATCGGGATATACGGATGAGAAAAACTCCCTTTGGAGAGAAATGTGCAGCACTCTACGACTACAATTAAATAACCCGTATCTGTGTGTCAtgtttgcatttctgacaagtgaGACAGGATCTTATGATGGAGTATTG TATGAAAACAAAGTTGCCGTACGTGACAGAGTGGCATTTGCTTGTAAATTCCTTAGTGATAGTCAG TTAAATAGATATATTGAAAAGTTGACCAACGAAATGAAAGAGGctggaaatttggaaggaatacTGCTTACAGGCCTTACTAAAGATGGAGTGGACTTAATGGAGAGTTATGTCGATAGGACTGGAGATGTCCAAACAGCAAGTTACTGCATGTTGCAG ggtTCTCCTTTAGATGTCCTTAAAGATGAAAGAGTTCAGTACTGGATTGAGAATTACAGAAATTTATTAGATGCCTGGAGGTTTTGGCACAAACGAGCAGAGTTTGATATTCACAGGAGTAAGTTGGATCCCAGTTCTAAGCCTTTAGCACAG GTGTTTGTGAGTTGCAATTTTTGTGGCAAGTCGATCTCCTACAGCTGTTCAACGGTGCCTCATCAGGGCAGAGGTTTTAGTCAGTATGGTGTCAGTGGTTCACCAACAAAATCCAAAGTCACAAGTTGCCCTGGCTGTCGAAAACCCCTTCCTCGATGTGCACTTTGCCTCATTAATATGGGAACACCTGTTTCTAGCTGTCCTG